In a single window of the Olivibacter sp. SDN3 genome:
- a CDS encoding outer membrane beta-barrel protein, whose protein sequence is MKNFSIKLFVATLFLFACITRNGFAQDGASFYLGYGVATANSIDDVIADIIITTATGGAYNVADSKYTGAIFGGYRAYVTEKLEFGGSFVYENSSKDLLMESTKAGSISTNTYAVLAELKYNYINHKNFRLHSGIGAGVAHARSSTKDDVIIEKDKTTDFAYQLDAIGISYGNPFSISLNVGYGYKGIANLVLAYRIK, encoded by the coding sequence ATGAAGAATTTTTCTATCAAATTATTTGTAGCTACCTTATTTTTATTTGCCTGTATTACGCGAAATGGTTTTGCTCAAGATGGTGCCAGTTTCTATCTAGGATATGGAGTTGCGACAGCTAATTCAATAGACGACGTCATTGCGGATATTATCATAACAACCGCTACTGGAGGCGCGTATAATGTGGCTGATTCTAAATATACAGGCGCAATTTTCGGAGGATATAGAGCTTACGTAACTGAAAAACTGGAGTTTGGTGGAAGTTTTGTTTATGAGAATTCCAGCAAAGATCTTTTGATGGAATCCACTAAGGCGGGCAGCATATCTACTAATACTTATGCGGTATTAGCTGAACTCAAATATAATTACATTAATCATAAAAACTTTAGATTGCATTCGGGTATTGGTGCCGGTGTTGCGCACGCTCGGAGTTCCACAAAAGACGATGTAATTATTGAAAAGGACAAAACCACCGATTTTGCATATCAGCTGGATGCCATAGGCATTAGCTATGGAAATCCGTTTAGTATCTCTTTAAACGTTGGTTATGGCTATAAAGGCATTGCTAATCTCGTGTTGGCATATAGGATTAAGTAG
- a CDS encoding phosphatase PAP2 family protein, with amino-acid sequence MKTSFTHLVLNLTAVFIYLLVTYANLTAQTLSQKSTLFQREDSLTLKRVKQSFFEKDAVRIGLAPAIFFAASAATWSGREKIREVRNRYIPTFAHHYDDYMQYVPAASVYALNLSGVEGRNKLGRATISYAASAAIMAVIVNSVKYTAKVERPDGSRANSFPSGHTSNAFMNATFMHREFGHISPMYSIAGYSMSTFTGIGRGLNNRHWISDVLAGAGIGILSTQLGYFFVNKFYKNQGDRPGDFRFDNPLNKPSYLSLKVGFASSIRNLVENLDIGIRSKAGFEAGLDGAYYFTKSWGLGGDFSFASFPISTSETTFSDPDIGSSSSSIVTQSVGVLNFTIGPHYTYEITSDWLVQAKLGAGIATGATGKISFKYEDDDDNILNDEVDLLTYKPARAFKMNGGLALTRMLNTELGVTAYADYHHLKPIFTYTIAEDFEDPDPEPSAVQTFKEKNNMNYITAGLKLTAFF; translated from the coding sequence ATGAAAACAAGCTTTACACACTTAGTTCTTAACTTAACAGCTGTTTTTATCTATTTATTAGTTACATACGCTAATTTAACGGCACAAACCTTATCCCAAAAAAGTACGTTATTTCAACGTGAAGACAGTTTAACACTAAAAAGAGTTAAACAGTCTTTCTTTGAAAAAGACGCGGTAAGAATTGGGCTCGCTCCGGCTATTTTCTTCGCGGCTAGTGCAGCAACTTGGAGCGGTAGAGAGAAAATCAGAGAAGTTCGTAATCGGTACATTCCTACTTTCGCACATCATTATGATGATTACATGCAGTATGTGCCGGCAGCAAGTGTTTACGCCTTAAACCTTTCGGGTGTAGAAGGTCGTAACAAGCTGGGGCGTGCTACCATCTCTTATGCTGCGAGTGCCGCAATCATGGCTGTTATTGTAAACTCAGTTAAGTACACCGCCAAAGTAGAGAGGCCAGATGGCTCACGTGCAAACTCTTTTCCTTCGGGACATACGTCTAATGCTTTTATGAACGCTACTTTTATGCACAGGGAATTTGGCCATATCAGCCCCATGTATAGTATCGCAGGATACTCTATGAGTACCTTTACGGGGATTGGACGGGGGCTTAACAATAGGCATTGGATTTCCGATGTGTTGGCAGGGGCTGGTATTGGCATATTATCTACGCAACTGGGTTATTTTTTTGTGAACAAATTTTATAAGAACCAGGGTGATCGCCCAGGTGATTTTCGTTTTGACAACCCGCTAAATAAGCCTTCGTATCTATCTTTAAAAGTTGGTTTTGCCTCTTCTATTCGAAATCTGGTTGAAAACCTTGATATTGGAATTCGATCGAAAGCTGGTTTTGAGGCTGGCTTAGACGGCGCCTATTATTTTACTAAGAGTTGGGGTTTGGGCGGTGATTTCTCATTTGCAAGTTTCCCGATAAGTACGAGTGAGACAACTTTTTCAGATCCAGATATTGGTTCTTCATCCTCATCAATTGTAACACAATCTGTTGGTGTCTTGAACTTCACAATAGGTCCACATTACACCTACGAAATCACCTCCGATTGGCTCGTACAAGCGAAACTTGGTGCAGGGATAGCTACTGGCGCTACGGGAAAAATTTCATTTAAATACGAAGACGATGATGACAATATACTTAATGATGAGGTTGACTTACTAACTTATAAGCCAGCGCGCGCTTTTAAGATGAATGGCGGGCTTGCTCTTACACGGATGTTGAATACTGAATTAGGAGTTACTGCCTATGCCGATTACCATCATTTGAAGCCAATCTTTACCTATACCATAGCTGAAGATTTTGAGGATCCCGACCCAGAACCTTCGGCAGTACAAACATTCAAGGAAAAGAATAATATGAATTACATAACGGCAGGCTTAAAGTTAACAGCATTTTTCTAA